One genomic region from Arthrobacter sp. YN encodes:
- a CDS encoding ABC transporter ATP-binding protein, which yields MTAKISLRNVTKEFTVRATKTTSATRLTAIDSLSLDVRDGEFLTLVGPSGSGKTTLLDLLAGLSTPTSGEVLVDGKPVTGPGKDRAVVFQQYALFPWRTASANVSIGLEGVGPDGRKLNRRERAAKASEYLALVGLAGFEDRYPHELSGGMKQRVAIARSLAYEPDVLLMDEPFAALDAQTREQLQDELLRIWKATGKTIVFITHGIDEAVYLGERVAVLSARPGRLKEIVDITIPDRDGDEDIRSNPAFVEHRHQVWTLLHDEVRRAQDAGHRKILPDGSAPDEPATITKERSAA from the coding sequence ATGACCGCGAAAATCAGCCTCCGGAACGTCACGAAGGAGTTCACGGTCCGGGCCACCAAAACCACCAGCGCCACCCGCCTCACCGCCATCGACTCCCTGAGCCTGGACGTCCGCGACGGCGAATTCCTCACCCTGGTGGGGCCCAGCGGCTCGGGCAAGACCACGCTCCTGGACCTGCTGGCGGGGCTTTCCACGCCCACCTCCGGCGAGGTGCTGGTGGACGGCAAACCCGTCACCGGGCCGGGCAAGGACCGGGCTGTGGTGTTCCAGCAGTACGCGTTGTTCCCGTGGCGGACGGCCTCGGCCAACGTCTCGATCGGGCTCGAAGGAGTGGGCCCGGACGGCAGGAAGCTGAACCGCCGCGAGCGGGCAGCGAAGGCCAGCGAATACCTGGCACTCGTAGGCTTGGCGGGTTTCGAGGACCGCTATCCGCATGAGCTCTCCGGTGGCATGAAGCAACGCGTGGCCATTGCCCGCAGCCTGGCCTACGAGCCGGACGTGTTGCTGATGGACGAACCGTTTGCCGCCTTGGATGCCCAGACCCGTGAGCAGCTGCAGGATGAACTCCTCAGGATCTGGAAAGCCACGGGCAAGACCATCGTGTTCATCACCCACGGCATTGACGAGGCCGTGTACCTCGGCGAGCGCGTCGCTGTCCTGAGCGCGCGTCCGGGCCGGCTCAAGGAAATCGTGGACATCACCATTCCGGACCGTGACGGCGACGAGGACATCCGTTCCAACCCTGCCTTCGTTGAACACCGGCACCAGGTGTGGACGCTCCTGCACGATGAAGTCCGCCGCGCCCAGGACGCCGGCCACCGCAAGATCCTGCCGGACGGCAGCGCACCGGACGAACCCGCAACCATCACCAAGGAAAGGAGCGCGGCCTGA
- a CDS encoding ABC transporter permease produces the protein MTTTLIHTEAAPTAGTAANPAAAVERSPQDPAEGTTPAPGRVRRVTAAAGSILWKSTAILAFLALWELGPTYLASPSTRVFLPPLHEVLLAWGKLFEAGTIQGHIAASLTRSVAGFGAALAAGVSLGLLIAWYGRLNSVLNPLLELFRNTAALALLPVFTLLLGIGEESKISIVAYAAFFPVLLNTIAGVKTVDPLLIRAARSLGLNSFRLFQKVILPSAVPTIFTGIRMAGTASILVLIAAEMVGAKAGLGYLIVNAQSSFLIPDMYAGILTVSLLGLGVNFLLVALERHFSRWRTAVGADAS, from the coding sequence ATGACCACCACGCTCATTCATACAGAAGCCGCGCCCACGGCGGGCACCGCGGCCAACCCAGCTGCCGCCGTCGAGCGTTCCCCGCAGGATCCTGCAGAAGGCACGACGCCGGCACCCGGCAGAGTGCGACGGGTCACCGCGGCCGCCGGTTCAATTCTCTGGAAGTCCACAGCCATCCTGGCGTTCCTGGCGCTCTGGGAGCTCGGACCGACGTACTTGGCCAGCCCCTCCACCCGGGTGTTCCTTCCACCGCTGCACGAAGTACTCCTGGCGTGGGGCAAGCTCTTCGAAGCCGGCACCATCCAAGGCCACATCGCTGCCAGCCTCACCCGTTCCGTGGCAGGCTTCGGCGCCGCACTGGCGGCAGGTGTCTCGCTGGGATTGCTCATCGCCTGGTACGGGCGGTTGAACTCGGTCCTGAACCCGCTGCTGGAGTTGTTCCGCAACACCGCCGCGTTGGCGTTGCTGCCGGTGTTTACGCTGCTGCTGGGCATCGGCGAGGAGTCAAAGATCAGCATTGTTGCTTACGCCGCGTTCTTCCCGGTCCTCCTGAACACCATTGCCGGGGTGAAGACCGTGGACCCGCTCCTGATCAGGGCGGCGCGTTCGCTGGGGCTCAACAGCTTCCGGCTCTTCCAGAAAGTCATTCTCCCGTCCGCCGTGCCCACCATTTTCACGGGTATCCGCATGGCCGGCACCGCATCAATCCTGGTGCTGATCGCCGCCGAAATGGTGGGAGCCAAGGCCGGTCTGGGGTATCTGATCGTGAACGCGCAGAGCAGCTTCCTGATCCCGGACATGTACGCCGGCATTCTTACGGTGTCTTTGTTGGGGCTTGGCGTGAACTTCCTGCTCGTCGCCCTTGAACGGCACTTCTCCCGCTGGCGCACCGCTGTTGGTGCCGACGCCTCCTGA